From the genome of Toxoplasma gondii ME49 chromosome XII, whole genome shotgun sequence:
GCGGCAACCATCAATTCTGCCTGTTTAGTTCGTCTGTTCTGGGGCACCGGCGTTTCCGCTTCGCCACGTGGCTGTTCTCAACCTATGGGAGGTCCGTAAGTTTGAAGAGCGCGTGTGTACCAAGCTGAAAGCGCGGGAGGAGGTACAGGTAAGTTTTGACGCGACCTCACACGGAAAAAATTGGATAGACTGCACCTTCAGTTTCTGCTGTCGGCGTCGCGTCACCCTATAAGGACGTCCATAATGACGCCAATGAGGCACTTCACCGTAAAGCGCACAACCCTCGTACGTCCGCCAGGGACCCGCAGAGTGCCAGATGCATGACCATCTTTTTATATCATAGTGAAACTCCAGCACAGTGCTTTTGTATTCCATAACACGGTGAGGAAGCCCGTTGTCACCTTCAGGTCCCTCATTTGCTTTGCGCACAGTGTGCAGTGGCCCGTCTAATGCTCGGAGAAAGTGTGAGACCTCTTGACCGGCCGGCCAGGAGGGGCAGAGGACCGCCGGGTCTTCGACTAAGTGTTGGGTTCTGAAACAgtgttttttcgcgtttttccagGCGTTAAAAAGACCATCGCAACGGTATTTCTCGAGCTCCGGACGCCCTTGCTTTCTTTCTGACTTCTGCCGTCAAGACAAGCAGGGCGAGACCGAACGGGTGCCCGACCGAGCATTCGCGCGATGCCTTCGACAGGGGCAACGGCGGTCTGAGAACGGCAGCAGCTTTCCCCGTTCCTGATcttcgtgcatgcgtttctgtgtgttgCCGTGGACCGTAGcatgcttctctttttttgggGTTTTTACGGGTTTCCGGGTGAATATAAGGTGAACGTCTTCTTGCGACACTGTGTCGCTGCATGTGGCATTCCGCCGCGGAAACAGCGTAGGTGTCCCGCCTTTCGGTTCCAGGAATCCCGAACCCTTGTATCGCTTCGCGATTCCTTACCCTTTCTTTCCACGTTTGAGGAATTCTCCCGACATTTTCTTTCGCGGCTAACTCAGCAGGTTGTTGGTTGTTTCCgaccgtctctctcccctggCTGTCCATCCGCACGCGTTCGACACTCTGAGCAGTCGCTgttgtctcgtttcctcgccaCAACCGCGGCATGCAGCGGCACATCTCCTCCCACCTTGTCTGTTCCATTCGGTCTCGCTGAGTGTCATGGTGCTTCGTCCGTACTcactgtgtttctctctgtgttaCCTACAAAGAGGGTGAAGGGGAAGTTGAGGAACtttcgctgctgcctctccgtTAAGAGCGGCACCAGGGAGCCTCCTGGGCCGCACTTCAAGCGCGCGACTGGCTGGCCCCGACCTCCCGCAGCCGCGCTGTTCGGCTCGGCATTTTCCATTCGGCAAAAAACCAAGGACACGAGCCACgctgcacagagaaaacactCCCTATGTGCCTGCCGGCGGAGAGTCAATCCAAACCAGTGCGCCTCAGGTGTCGGAGCCGGTTCAGCAGCGAGTCCATGCCCGGAGTGAATCATCTGCGGCCGCCATGCAAGGGGTAagcgcttcctcgtctctcttcctcctttcttttcaagGGAGGGCAACTGACAACTCCCTCCAGTCCACAGCGTGGACGTGGACACTCCCGCACTAGGCTGAACGGCGCAGACGCTCTCCCGCCACTttgggtgtacgtacaccccaccTCTGAGACCCATTTGTCCGTGTCAGCACCTGCGATCTCCGTGTCGACTTTGCTTTCTCAACAAGAGGCACGCGCCCGACCTCAAATTCATTTTTCTGCGACCGAACCTCTTTCCCCCGAAAGGCCTCTCGTCTGCAGCAGGTGTACCCTCTGCTTTCCGTCCTCGCCTCGTCCTCCATTGCCTCGGGGTCCACGTCTTCGTGTCCAGCGCTGTTCACGTTTAAATTTGCACGCGAAATCTCAGCTTGGTGAAGGGATGTTTTCATTTGAAATCCCCTGCGCTGCACCGCTGCACTGCTGCCGCACTCCTCCCGGCTGTCGGATGGCCGGTCGCTTCTCGTCCACACTTTTCTTGCAGTCTCTTGCCAGCTTCCTGTTCGGCCACCGTTCCGACTTTTTATCCAATTTTTCCCCTCGCTCCCGAAACCTTTGTCAGAGCTGAACGGTGGCATCTGAGCCCTACCTGGCTGATTTTCCGATCCGCCGCGGCCGTGCCTCAGTCTCTGGAAACAACAACTTCTGCCTCGATCTCAGCGCCGTCTGAGCTCTAAAAAGCTGACCGGAAACTCCCCGGTCCCGCGGGCTCCCCTACCAGGGTCTGCCTTGCGTCTCAGTTTGCTCCCATAATGCTTTCGACTCTCTCCCGGTAGCCTCCATGATGAAGTGAGTCCTCAACAACAACTGGGTCCCAAAGCctcacatgtatatatatatgtatatatgtatacctgtatatatatatatatatatatgcatatatgtgtgtctttctgtgttcCCTTCGCAAAACGTTCTTCTTGCGGTTCGTAATCCAACTCCATTCATCTCCACCTCTGGCACGTTAATCCTCTGTACAGGTTTACGATGGTCTTTCACAGATGAGAATTCACAGATGAGAAATACAGTTTTTTCAACTCTAGTTTCCACTCCTTGTCTTGGACAGAGCTCACGGCAGTTTCGTGGTTCTCTCAGAGACTGAGTCGTTATCCGTCGCCGGCGAGTTCTCCGAGCTGCGCCCGTGTGTCGGGGTCCTTTCCACGAGGTTCCTGGTTAATTCGCGACTtccttcagtctctctcccctcttccccGATGCGTCGCATCTGGTGCCATGTCACATGCACCGGCAGCAGTTCCGGCCGCCTGACgcgccttctgcgtttcttcttcttcttcttcttcttctgcttttcgtcTGTGTCCTCTTCCTTGTCGTGCGACTTCTTGCGGGTGTGCCGAAAGACACCCCCGTCCTCTCGTGCGTATTGCCTTCTGTTTCCAGGCTCTTTCATTCCATGCGGAAGCGGATTCATTCGAGCGATAAGTTGCAGGCAAGCCGCCAGTCCTCGACAGGGTCCGCCAGCTCCGCaagttcctcttctccccagATTTCTTCGCAGACGTCGGGACCAGCCACACCGTCGCATGCGTCTTCGGGCCATGTCGGAGACGCCGCGGCTTCCCTGGGCGGCGATGGACCTTCCAGTTCGCTTGCCGCTTCGGGTGCGGCTTCCGGTCTCGGCGAAGCGGCCGCGCCTCCTCCTGGCGGAGGCACGCTGGGGATCTCCGTCGCCCATGCAGTTAGCGAAGGTTTTCTTCACGCAGACAGCACAAAAGGAATCCCGGACGCGAGGTACACAGCCCAGAACCGGGAAGTCTTTCCTTTCTGGAGAGCGAGCACCcgtttcgctctcctcgtcgttcGATGTTCTTCAGGAAGAGACTTTGCTGGTGCTCGCTGGTTCGTTCTGTGTCTCAGGCTCTACAGCGGCCTTCCTAGCTGTTTCTCGAGCTACACTTTCCCCTGCTTTCTCGCCATTCTCGTGTCTTCTTGTGTCCGCGAATCTTcatgttctttctcctccgcctcttctctcttcgctcacACAGGCCCCGAACTGCGTACGTGGCGGGGAACCTCGGCGGTGGCTCTGCGAGTCTGACGACGCCGTTTGAAATTCCGAATTTCGACGACTTGCCGCCTCTGTTCGACGCCCCGCAGGCGGACCGGCCCGAGCTGTTCCGCAAGAAgctgcttgcatgcacatgcatcttCGACTTCAATCTCCCCAACGTGCATGtcaaggagaaggaggcgaagcgccAAACGCTTTTGGAAATCGTTGAGTACGTACACCGGGGGCTGAAGCGCCTCTCAGCTGCTGCCGCCGCAGGAGGCTCTGAGACGCTGTGCCTTGCGGAAGGAGTTGTGTGTCATCGAGCGGAAAGTCGCGAGGGACCTTTTTGCGCCgcagcgtcttctctcgtgtgtTGCTGTTTCTCACTCTCCGGTATCTCGccccgttcttcttctctctctccagataCGTCAACAACTCGCGACACTGCTTCAACGACCAGAATCTCCCGGACGTCGTCAACATGGTGAGACTTCCGCGACTGGATGAGCCGTCTGCGACTTTCTCTCCCAGTCACAAGGCTGTTCTTTTTCATCCTCCTTCGCATGTGGCGCCTCGAGGCGGGCGGCCAGGTCGACACCGGAAAGCAtgcgagcgagagaacaagtGACTGGGGGGAGAcagcaagggagagaggaatggACGACATGTCTGACGCcgggaaacgaaggagaaagacttCGAATACGGCGCTGCTCcacacaggaaagaaaggaatgaaaagagggagagcaaAGCAGCAGCGACTCTGCGCCGTCGATCGGAGGTCTTCTTAGGGTATAGGGTTTAGGATCGCTGttgacagaggagaagccgaaggGCCGCGAcgggagcgagaagaggtCTTTGCATGCTCCTCAAGGAGATGTTGTGAATTCGCGTGTGGCTTTACGTCTTCTCAGGTCTCCGCAAACATTTTTCGCGCCCTGCCGCCGTCGCATGCGTCAAATTCCGCGACGTACGAccccgaggaagaggagccgACTCTCGAGAGTTCCTGGCCGCATCTGCAAATCGTCTAcgagttttttctccgcttcaTCGTCTCCAATGATGTAAATCCGAAAGTGGCTCGAAAGTACATCGACCAGCAGTTCGTCTTGCGCGTaagtcgaagaaggacgaaaacTCCCTGCAAACGCATGCTCCGCGTTCAGGCAGACTCAGAAACCTGTTCCTCaatgcagagacagatggCCAACAAGAAGTGCAGTTCCCCAGGAGCAGTCTGGGTATCCGTTTTCCTCCTTATACACAACGGCAAagttcgtctctgctcgGAAATGCGAGGATCCAAATTTAAGACTTTGTGGGTGTGTGCGTTGGAGAGTTCGTGTTCAAGCTCGTGTCACTTGTTTCATTCAGCTGCTCGAGCTCTTCAGTTCGGAAGACCCTCGCGAACGCGACTATCTGAAAACGATTCTCCACCGAATCTACGGGAAAATCATGGCTCTCAGGTGAGGCTGCAACCGTACGTTCTTTTGAATCAGACGCATACCTAAGGTAATTGATACACACGTACGCATAAATATAAAAATACGCTCCTCTACATACATAAGTGCATTCATAGACATATGCaaacaaatacatatatatatatatatttatgcatccttacatatatatatatatacctacatGTGTACAATTTTACAaggatgtgcatgcagagatgtTAGGGAGAAGAGATGCGAAGGACGTTCTCACCGCGGAGAAAGACGCCTCGTTGCGTTGGCAGAGGAGAGGCTCAGGAGAGGAGTTTCCGTTCTGGGGAAAAAGTCTTATCCGCATTTTCTTCCGTGTGTGCAGACTGTTTATCCGCAAATCGATTCAACAAGTATTTTTCCGTTTCATCTACGAAGACGAGAGTCCGAACGGGATCTCGGAATTTCTGGAAATCTTGGGCAGGTGAGTGCGTGTGCAGCGACGTGAGAGAAGTTTGGTTGCGATGTCGTGGTGGCTGCCGATTTGACAaggtcgagaagagaaacgactTCTCCAAACACAGCAGTTTGCGTAGCTGAAGAGGAGTCCTAGATCCAGTGTCTCGTCGAaactcgctttcttctcggtggTCGTggggtgtctagacaccaGAAGCCACGCGTGACGTCGAGAAGGGGAAATGCTACGAAAATATTTCTGCCTTTTGCCCGCGTCGTTCTGCCTGTGTATCTGTGCAAGAAAGGCGGATACTTTCGCACGGGTGGACCTTGCTGAGAGGGCCGCACGCGCCACAAAAAGAAGTGAACAGTGGAGACGTTCCTGTTGCGCAATTCCGACCCAATCTGCGGGGGCTTAGTTCGTTGAGATAAAAGTCTCTTCACCTGTCGAAGATGCGAAACAACACCCCAATCTTTTCGTCCGCCTCGAGTGGCTCGTTGGCTGTTATCTGTGTTACTTCTTCagtttccgtctcttctttttcatcttctgtcgctttgtctcctttgttgTCACTGTCgtttttttgtctcttttttcactGTGTCTTATGCCAGCATCATCAATGGCTTCGCGCTGCCCCTGAAGGAAGAGCATAAGTTGTTCCTCGAACGCGTCCTGGTCCCTCTCCACAAGGCTCGGTGTCTCAGTCCTTTTCACCAGCAACTCACCTACTGCATGCAACAGTACGCGAGGCACAAGTCCCTTTCCGACCGTCGAGCTGTGTGTCCGCCTTttcggtgtacatacacccggaaggtcgagtgcatgcgcgaagcTTCGCGGTGCTTCGGCTCGTCTGTCCAGCCGCACGCGCGTGTCTGGATCTGCAGGCGTGTGCTTTCGCCTTTTTCCGTGGCTCTGTGcgactctttttctccattttccgTGATAACGCGTCTAGACAATGCGTGCAGAAAAAGAGCTGTGAATTGCGTAATAGAGACTGAGCACacgtttcgtctttttcccAAATGGAAGGGGATAGACTTCCGCTGAGAGAATGGCGGAAAGGAGTCTGGCGCTTCTTCGGGCCGCCGatggttctcttcttcagttccCTGTAGGAG
Proteins encoded in this window:
- a CDS encoding protein phosphatase 2a regulatory b subunit (b56 family) protein (encoded by transcript TGME49_246510), whose translation is MMKLFHSMRKRIHSSDKLQASRQSSTGSASSASSSSPQISSQTSGPATPSHASSGHVGDAAASLGGDGPSSSLAASGAASGLGEAAAPPPGGGTLGISVAHAVSEGFLHADSTKGIPDARPRTAYVAGNLGGGSASLTTPFEIPNFDDLPPLFDAPQADRPELFRKKLLACTCIFDFNLPNVHVKEKEAKRQTLLEIVEYVNNSRHCFNDQNLPDVVNMVSANIFRALPPSHASNSATYDPEEEEPTLESSWPHLQIVYEFFLRFIVSNDVNPKVARKYIDQQFVLRLLELFSSEDPRERDYLKTILHRIYGKIMALRLFIRKSIQQVFFRFIYEDESPNGISEFLEILGSIINGFALPLKEEHKLFLERVLVPLHKARCLSPFHQQLTYCMQQYVTKDSRLAEPIILGLLRFWPVTNAPKVVLFLNELEHILLNTQPPEFQKVMNPLFRRLAECIQSPHFQVAERVLFLWNNEHIVKLINQNRQVIFPIVIAALFKNSQYHWNSTVHTLTYNVSKLLAEADAPLFDECSNKHIAEEEKRKQQEEERSRRWEELKQDNAEKTGGEDAFLVRFSADATF